A single genomic interval of Staphylococcus hyicus harbors:
- a CDS encoding DUF5079 family protein yields the protein MLETYATNLKKSYLKPFIIFLMILIVLFNSVMIYSTNIWNDIPIYLYITYAVWMIFNLIIFKLDSFENVKANKISATKYLIINVITGYIQPIAVASCYLIGIVFTPWNGIFYWMNIIGAVLLSVVAISIFSLNEFHLIVDKAKTSLNLLAILIKLASLGWLAYLAITVPTTAEENSFIWVSILFLLCIDLLVLRSFFNYALVIRTLNGDFEELSDN from the coding sequence ATGTTAGAGACTTATGCTACAAATTTAAAGAAGTCGTATTTGAAACCTTTTATTATCTTTTTGATGATATTAATTGTTTTATTTAATTCAGTGATGATATATTCTACAAATATATGGAATGATATACCCATTTATTTGTATATTACTTATGCTGTATGGATGATATTTAATTTGATTATATTCAAGCTTGATAGCTTTGAAAATGTTAAAGCTAATAAAATAAGCGCTACAAAATATTTAATTATAAATGTAATTACTGGATACATCCAACCTATTGCTGTAGCATCTTGTTATTTAATAGGAATTGTTTTTACTCCTTGGAATGGAATATTTTACTGGATGAATATAATTGGGGCAGTTTTACTTTCTGTTGTTGCAATTTCTATATTTTCTTTAAATGAATTTCATTTAATAGTTGATAAAGCCAAAACATCATTAAATCTGTTGGCAATATTGATAAAGCTAGCAAGCTTAGGTTGGTTAGCATATTTAGCTATAACGGTACCGACTACTGCTGAAGAGAATAGTTTTATTTGGGTTAGTATATTATTTTTGCTTTGCATTGATTTACTAGTTTTACGATCGTTTTTTAACTATGCACTTGTGATAAGAACATTAAACGGTGACTTTGAAGAATTGAGTGATAATTAA
- a CDS encoding T7SS effector LXG polymorphic toxin: MGVKVNMNEVQNMKNAIKSELDKTNGDVDALKESMASLINTDQFKGATASSVKSYTKTFHYQSINKIKNTNKDYVADMDKSISKFSNQVDNDEAAILHEDKIKTYKDDISKKVKSMKETIEYVNNWIDTVNTLTTAQKVKNEDLTSKATTFKDHVDDTIDKLVNFDAVNSTDGDLTNNLITELKGLTTYVKNDLPANRSSISGTSGKIESAIIRHQTSEELKRWQKFLEKCSDEMNAFPPKTKKGLNALKQAGREMLALKAIGNGDILAGYNKFMSTRNVNELIDNMSPKQLKNMALYMHTDIDNVNLKNLLKSSGEFVKNNPFKKGNLVDWMKNVQNLDSKTSALLKEELKDKNFQYKFGDSKQFFDKAEMKKAASTEFKNTFSSQNFRDNILKKENFKSRTAATKNLKNYVDEGLKTLKGDFTSKNVIGKLKHSMKLGGKVLKPLALVSAITDNLDEKSAKEMIVGMGVDLGAIGASAAAGAAIGTAIPIPVVGTLLGAAVGIGVGYLLDSKLPGMDKSLTDVAKSSINKGLDAGANVVKSGWNNVTSGFKTIFN; encoded by the coding sequence ATGGGTGTAAAAGTTAATATGAATGAAGTTCAAAATATGAAAAACGCCATCAAATCTGAGTTGGATAAAACAAATGGTGATGTCGATGCGTTAAAAGAAAGTATGGCGTCACTCATTAATACTGATCAATTTAAAGGTGCAACGGCATCAAGCGTTAAATCATATACGAAAACATTCCATTATCAGTCGATTAATAAAATAAAAAATACCAATAAAGATTATGTGGCTGATATGGATAAATCTATCAGCAAGTTCAGTAATCAGGTGGATAACGATGAAGCAGCGATATTACATGAAGATAAAATAAAAACATATAAAGACGACATTTCTAAAAAAGTAAAGTCTATGAAAGAAACGATTGAATACGTTAACAATTGGATTGACACAGTGAATACCTTAACGACAGCACAAAAAGTTAAGAATGAGGATTTAACCTCAAAAGCAACAACGTTTAAAGATCATGTGGACGATACGATTGATAAGTTAGTTAATTTTGATGCAGTTAATTCTACGGATGGGGATTTAACAAATAACTTGATCACAGAACTCAAAGGGTTAACAACATATGTGAAAAATGATTTACCAGCCAATCGTTCATCAATTTCAGGCACTTCTGGAAAGATTGAAAGTGCAATCATCCGTCATCAAACCAGTGAAGAACTAAAAAGATGGCAAAAGTTTCTCGAAAAATGTAGTGACGAAATGAACGCTTTTCCTCCTAAAACCAAAAAAGGGTTGAATGCTCTAAAACAAGCTGGACGTGAAATGTTAGCGTTAAAAGCAATAGGTAATGGTGATATTCTTGCTGGTTACAATAAATTTATGAGTACTAGAAATGTTAACGAATTAATCGACAACATGTCACCTAAACAATTAAAAAATATGGCATTATATATGCATACAGATATAGATAATGTAAATCTAAAAAATCTTTTAAAAAGTTCGGGGGAATTTGTGAAAAACAACCCTTTTAAAAAAGGGAATCTTGTCGATTGGATGAAAAATGTCCAAAACTTAGACAGTAAAACGAGCGCGTTATTAAAAGAAGAGTTAAAAGATAAAAACTTCCAATATAAATTTGGGGATTCTAAGCAATTCTTTGATAAAGCTGAAATGAAAAAAGCAGCCTCTACTGAATTCAAAAATACATTTTCATCGCAAAATTTTAGAGACAATATACTTAAGAAGGAAAATTTTAAATCTAGAACAGCGGCAACTAAAAATTTAAAAAATTATGTAGATGAAGGATTAAAAACATTAAAAGGTGACTTCACTTCTAAAAACGTCATTGGTAAACTGAAACATAGCATGAAATTAGGGGGGAAAGTGTTAAAACCTTTAGCCCTTGTCTCCGCAATTACCGATAATTTAGATGAAAAATCGGCTAAAGAGATGATTGTGGGGATGGGCGTTGATTTAGGAGCAATTGGTGCTAGCGCTGCAGCAGGGGCTGCGATAGGAACAGCCATACCTATTCCAGTTGTAGGGACACTTCTTGGAGCAGCGGTGGGAATTGGTGTAGGCTACCTTCTAGATTCGAAACTACCTGGTATGGATAAATCACTTACAGACGTAGCTAAATCAAGTATTAATAAAGGTTTAGATGCAGGTGCCAACGTTGTTAAATCAGGGTGGAATAATGTTACAAGTGGGTTTAAAACGATATTTAATTAG
- a CDS encoding DUF5344 family protein, translating into MVIKLGETDVTAIIDKMKTSANQLSVSDSEAHLSETNLITFKEYETMFKNYKAALDNYKTITSQDSDAMLGAVQAIVQNDQDIANQIKHN; encoded by the coding sequence ATGGTCATCAAATTGGGAGAAACAGATGTTACTGCAATAATAGATAAAATGAAAACAAGTGCCAATCAATTGTCAGTATCTGACAGTGAAGCACATTTGTCAGAAACAAATTTAATTACGTTTAAAGAATATGAAACCATGTTCAAAAATTATAAAGCCGCTCTTGATAATTATAAAACCATCACTTCGCAAGATTCAGATGCAATGTTGGGTGCAGTTCAAGCAATCGTCCAAAATGATCAAGATATTGCGAATCAAATTAAACACAATTAG
- the essB gene encoding type VII secretion protein EssB, with translation MSEKKLPELKDLDADLTSEQDTRAYLRDIPKSAVKPEHYHLMYLLEQRVTHFLDGEVTELQDCFQINYHLHENVVTYDAIKTLSKNEKLRYLLNIAKLEELQHTRYTYVLEPKELHFTKNGLPLLKTRGIRNVIEPLPYTEKEFLTRYKALIIEAFNDKVQFESLVEGNLDLYKGTPFDQQIIQASNLQDLKAVLQRHYNQQEENYKHHYAYVQKKRYALYKWASIGTAILSAILLVCLAYLYFFVMKHDAQVDAGYKSFIKEYYTQVLNDYENVDAKRLDKEALFAYAKSYVETNKQGLEKEKKNNVLNHITPSANKDYLLYWVVLGQGDIDEALNISTYLEDNDLTKLALINKLNDIKNNPKLSSEKRSEQTKKYNDRLQDILDKEKEIKDEKSKEQEASAKQNDERLKQQEENEKKQKEQAQEDRKKRQEAERKN, from the coding sequence GTGTCTGAAAAGAAATTACCGGAACTTAAAGATTTAGACGCTGATTTAACATCTGAACAGGACACACGTGCGTATTTAAGAGATATTCCTAAATCCGCCGTTAAACCTGAACATTATCATTTAATGTATTTACTCGAACAACGCGTGACGCACTTTTTAGATGGTGAAGTCACAGAGCTACAAGATTGTTTCCAAATTAATTATCATCTTCACGAAAATGTCGTGACGTACGATGCGATAAAGACGTTATCCAAAAATGAAAAACTACGTTATTTGCTGAATATCGCAAAACTAGAAGAACTACAACATACGCGCTATACATATGTGTTAGAACCTAAAGAGCTACATTTTACTAAAAATGGCTTGCCACTATTAAAAACGCGAGGTATACGTAACGTTATTGAACCATTACCTTATACGGAAAAAGAATTTTTGACACGTTATAAGGCACTTATTATTGAGGCTTTTAATGATAAAGTGCAATTTGAAAGTTTGGTAGAAGGCAATTTAGACCTTTATAAAGGTACACCTTTTGATCAACAAATTATTCAAGCGTCTAACTTACAAGATTTAAAAGCGGTTTTACAACGTCACTACAATCAACAAGAAGAAAATTATAAACATCACTACGCATACGTTCAAAAGAAACGATATGCACTGTATAAATGGGCTAGCATTGGGACGGCAATTTTAAGTGCTATTTTACTCGTATGTTTAGCGTACTTGTACTTTTTTGTGATGAAACACGATGCACAAGTTGACGCAGGATATAAGTCGTTTATTAAAGAATATTACACCCAAGTTTTAAATGATTATGAAAATGTGGACGCAAAAAGGTTAGATAAAGAAGCGTTATTCGCCTATGCGAAAAGTTATGTTGAAACAAACAAGCAAGGGCTTGAAAAAGAGAAAAAGAATAATGTGTTAAATCATATTACACCATCTGCCAATAAAGATTATTTGTTGTATTGGGTGGTGCTAGGACAAGGAGATATTGATGAAGCGCTAAATATCAGTACGTATTTAGAAGATAATGATTTAACAAAACTTGCATTAATCAATAAACTTAACGACATTAAAAACAATCCTAAATTGTCATCAGAAAAAAGAAGTGAACAGACGAAAAAATATAATGACAGACTGCAAGATATTTTAGATAAAGAAAAAGAAATTAAAGATGAAAAGTCTAAAGAACAAGAAGCATCCGCAAAACAAAATGATGAACGTCTAAAACAACAAGAAGAAAATGAGAAAAAACAAAAAGAACAGGCTCAAGAAGATCGAAAAAAACGTCAAGAAGCTGAAAGAAAAAATTAA
- a CDS encoding DUF5085 family protein, with translation MLVDVGMLMMPYCAKITFDIDENEDWLEGLDTVNTFFVDEDIYPTGPIIFKRETVGLGEVEYTAFIALNQPIQDVPDLNIEYVDKLEVAPTLIEKCFDEEEFELVYKKIEFIAQENGFHLKDQPYYHVMIDYPGGKAFEIHAEIESIEGTDDE, from the coding sequence ATGTTAGTGGATGTAGGCATGTTAATGATGCCCTATTGTGCCAAGATCACTTTTGATATTGATGAAAATGAAGATTGGTTAGAGGGTTTAGACACGGTTAATACGTTTTTTGTAGATGAGGATATTTATCCAACGGGACCTATTATTTTTAAGAGAGAAACAGTGGGATTAGGAGAGGTTGAATATACAGCGTTTATCGCATTAAATCAACCGATTCAAGATGTTCCTGACTTGAATATTGAATACGTGGATAAGTTAGAAGTAGCTCCGACATTAATTGAAAAATGTTTTGACGAAGAAGAATTTGAGTTGGTTTATAAAAAAATTGAATTCATTGCTCAGGAAAATGGTTTTCACCTTAAAGATCAACCATATTACCACGTGATGATTGATTATCCTGGAGGCAAAGCTTTTGAAATACATGCTGAAATAGAGTCGATAGAAGGTACAGACGATGAATAA
- a CDS encoding YwqH-like family protein, with amino-acid sequence MGKSEIRALIAAKQREAQIIENELTKLRREREELNRAYEKVKTHNEAFSDTLNEFKGINIASSHWKGQTKSKSDEHLENLTTSADDVKTKIVEARDALESDVSKKDDEISDAESRLNATNFAISGLEALL; translated from the coding sequence GTGGGGAAAAGTGAGATACGTGCACTTATAGCAGCCAAACAAAGAGAAGCGCAAATTATTGAAAATGAATTAACAAAACTTAGACGCGAACGAGAGGAATTAAATAGAGCTTATGAGAAAGTCAAAACGCATAATGAGGCATTTAGTGATACTTTAAATGAATTTAAAGGTATTAATATCGCTAGTAGTCACTGGAAAGGTCAAACAAAATCGAAAAGTGATGAGCACTTAGAAAATCTTACAACTTCTGCCGATGATGTTAAAACTAAGATTGTAGAAGCAAGAGACGCTCTTGAAAGTGACGTTAGTAAAAAAGATGATGAGATTTCAGATGCAGAATCTAGATTGAATGCGACGAATTTTGCAATTTCAGGTTTAGAGGCCTTACTTTAA
- a CDS encoding DUF5079 family protein, whose translation MSILGFVIIGFTSITLFNGLDYENIPLYLKISTLIQLIIIIISILQWIPFVKINPTSSKLKRKGMLNFYQSLMCFLV comes from the coding sequence ATAAGTATATTAGGATTTGTCATTATTGGTTTTACAAGTATAACTTTATTTAATGGTCTGGATTATGAAAATATTCCCTTGTATTTAAAAATATCCACTCTAATACAGCTAATTATTATCATTATAAGCATCCTACAGTGGATTCCATTTGTAAAAATCAATCCTACATCGAGTAAGTTAAAAAGAAAAGGTATGCTAAATTTTTATCAATCATTAATGTGCTTTCTTGTGTGA
- the essC gene encoding type VII secretion protein EssC — translation MNKLMIQYDNQLKCLNLQSRKTYIINGQEDGSISFKGLRSDITITQTQSGTWYVDDYPLQSQTSINGVDITWFTENNFHAFYLKSAPVMTLGPNPYDDVYIPDLKNTLIVKGIEDYKTTQSLQFIYDTDHPVFINYEKQNRGTYTLYIGDHFYLEGMLMELREDGFYLITQYTVNSQLVRMDVVKPSATKEHYHDYQRSPRMIHREPKEPIKIEKPPQPVQKNNSAIWRSIIPPLVMIALTVVIFLVRPIGIYIIMMIGMCLVTITFGITSYFSDRKRYKKEVKERETAYLKYLREKTTQIHKAMNQQRFSLNFHFPTLHEIQDIIETKAPRIYEKTVHHHDFLHYRLGVADIDKSFKIDYHKEEFNQRRDFLFDEAKKLNDFYQKLEQAPLINDLTHGPVAYVGERRHILTQLEQTLLQLATFHSYHEVEFLIVMDEHEREAFQWTRWIPHMNLRHHNIRSFVYNQRTRDQILTSVYTMIKERVQHVRELQQSEQVIFTPHLVFIITDMSRILDHVILEYINQDLTPYGISLVFVEDVVESLPEHVKTIVDIKSETEGELLMKAGELVQLKFTPVSANGVDKDYVARRLANLNHVEQMKNAIPESITFLDMYQVENVEALNVKQRWRENETYKTMAVPLGVRGKDDILYLNLHEKAHGPHGLIAGTTGSGKSEIIQSYILSLAVNFHPHEVAFLLIDYKGGGMANLFKDLAHLVGTITNLDGDEAMRALTSIKAELRRRQRLFGEHDVNHINHYHKLFKEGVAKDPMPHLFIISDEFAELKSEQPEFMKELVSTARIGRSLGIHLILATQKPSGVVDDQIWSNSKFKLALKVQDKQDSNEILKTPDAADITLPGRAYLQVGNNEIYELFQSAYSGGTYDQTGAHAETEDQTIYLINDYGQLQAINKDLSGLEEVETASNETELEAVIRHLQDVTTAMNVPRVKRPWLPPLPSHVYQSDLVETAFQQLWDDQLKPVTLTLGLKDVPEAQYQGPLELKLNQAGHVAVIGSPGYGRSTFLHNVIFDIARHYRPDQAHMYLFDFGTNGLIPVVDVPHVADYFTADQEDKIKKALKRIHEAVSERKKILSQNRVVNLEQYYQFTGNTVPNFFIIIDNYDTIKETPYQEAFEAMMTKLTREGLALGMYLILTGSNTSSIRTPIYTNIKTKIALYLFEHSEITNVIGSYKKGVKDIKGRAVINDDYYTQFQISLPFKPEEGLTYNDQIQNEIAVMKENFVGDMPAHIPMMPEKVLRTELEKEYNLEDIVTKSHQIPLGLDFETVKLVRLDLNAPSIVAAIKPIEQEHLNDIILNYLGIYKQQETVILVDADENMERFSNKVTSYYASATELSMIRKGFIQEIEARKTGKRSCEERKVVFINNIKRFVQVTGVTEDEVRRLFNEAPTYNIMIIASGLYSDTIGAYDKQSKMMTRIVNQAVISHKISEQEFLPVKNQYGEPELKTRECYMVKNQEYQKLMLME, via the coding sequence ATGAATAAGTTGATGATACAATATGACAATCAATTAAAATGTCTGAATCTACAATCTCGTAAAACCTATATCATTAATGGTCAAGAAGACGGGAGTATCTCTTTTAAAGGTCTTCGTTCAGACATTACAATAACGCAAACACAATCGGGTACGTGGTATGTCGATGATTACCCATTACAATCCCAAACTTCCATCAATGGTGTAGACATAACATGGTTCACAGAGAATAATTTTCATGCATTTTATTTAAAGTCGGCACCAGTGATGACGCTTGGCCCAAATCCGTACGACGATGTGTATATCCCTGACCTAAAAAACACGTTAATTGTAAAAGGTATAGAAGACTATAAAACAACGCAATCCTTACAGTTCATTTATGATACTGATCACCCCGTCTTTATCAATTATGAGAAGCAGAACAGAGGTACGTACACGCTTTATATCGGAGACCATTTTTACTTAGAAGGGATGTTGATGGAATTACGAGAAGACGGTTTTTATCTCATCACTCAATATACAGTGAACAGCCAGTTGGTTCGCATGGATGTTGTGAAGCCAAGTGCAACAAAAGAACACTACCATGATTATCAACGATCGCCTAGAATGATTCACCGTGAACCGAAAGAACCGATAAAAATTGAAAAACCACCACAACCGGTTCAAAAAAATAACTCAGCAATATGGCGGTCAATCATACCACCACTCGTGATGATTGCATTAACAGTCGTCATCTTTTTAGTGCGACCGATAGGCATTTATATCATTATGATGATTGGAATGTGTTTAGTGACGATTACGTTTGGGATTACTTCTTACTTTTCAGATCGTAAACGGTATAAAAAAGAAGTGAAAGAACGAGAAACTGCGTATTTGAAATACTTAAGAGAAAAAACAACGCAAATTCATAAAGCGATGAATCAACAGCGATTTAGTTTAAATTTTCACTTTCCGACGTTACACGAAATTCAAGATATTATTGAAACGAAAGCACCACGTATTTATGAGAAAACCGTGCATCATCATGATTTTTTACATTATCGATTAGGCGTGGCCGATATCGATAAATCATTCAAAATCGATTATCACAAAGAGGAATTCAATCAACGTCGTGATTTCTTATTCGATGAAGCTAAAAAATTAAATGATTTTTATCAAAAGCTAGAACAAGCTCCATTAATTAATGACTTAACACATGGACCAGTGGCCTATGTTGGTGAACGGCGTCACATCCTCACGCAATTAGAACAAACGTTATTACAACTTGCAACTTTTCATAGTTATCACGAAGTAGAATTTCTCATTGTAATGGATGAACATGAGCGCGAGGCTTTCCAATGGACGAGATGGATACCACATATGAACCTGCGTCATCACAACATACGTAGTTTCGTATATAACCAAAGAACTCGCGATCAAATTTTGACCTCTGTCTACACAATGATTAAAGAACGTGTGCAACACGTGAGAGAATTACAACAAAGTGAACAAGTGATTTTCACACCACATTTAGTGTTTATTATTACGGATATGTCTCGCATTTTAGATCATGTCATTTTGGAATATATCAACCAAGATTTAACACCTTATGGCATCTCACTCGTATTTGTAGAAGATGTCGTAGAAAGTCTGCCAGAACATGTAAAAACAATAGTAGACATTAAGAGTGAAACTGAAGGCGAATTACTGATGAAAGCAGGCGAATTGGTTCAATTGAAATTTACGCCTGTCAGTGCCAATGGCGTGGATAAAGATTATGTGGCGCGTCGTTTAGCCAATTTGAACCATGTAGAACAAATGAAAAACGCGATTCCTGAAAGTATTACATTTTTAGATATGTATCAAGTCGAAAATGTGGAAGCGCTCAATGTCAAGCAACGTTGGCGTGAAAATGAAACGTATAAAACAATGGCAGTCCCACTAGGCGTGAGAGGTAAAGATGACATCCTTTATTTAAACTTACATGAAAAAGCACATGGCCCTCACGGACTCATAGCCGGGACAACAGGTTCAGGTAAATCTGAAATTATACAATCTTACATTTTGTCATTAGCAGTCAATTTCCATCCTCACGAAGTGGCATTTTTACTTATCGACTACAAAGGTGGGGGTATGGCGAACTTGTTTAAAGATTTAGCACATCTTGTGGGTACGATTACAAACCTTGATGGGGATGAAGCGATGCGTGCGTTAACATCGATTAAAGCAGAATTACGTCGTCGTCAACGCCTTTTTGGGGAACATGATGTCAACCATATCAATCATTACCACAAACTTTTCAAAGAAGGTGTCGCAAAAGACCCAATGCCACACCTATTCATCATTTCCGATGAGTTTGCGGAGTTGAAATCGGAACAACCTGAATTTATGAAAGAGCTTGTGTCCACAGCACGTATTGGACGTTCATTAGGGATTCACCTTATTCTTGCGACACAAAAACCTTCAGGGGTTGTAGATGATCAAATTTGGTCTAATTCGAAATTTAAGTTGGCATTGAAAGTTCAAGACAAACAAGATAGTAATGAAATTTTAAAAACACCTGACGCTGCAGATATCACGTTACCTGGACGTGCGTATTTACAAGTAGGTAATAATGAAATTTATGAACTTTTCCAATCTGCATACAGCGGAGGTACGTATGACCAAACAGGGGCACATGCTGAAACAGAAGATCAAACCATTTATTTGATTAATGACTATGGACAATTACAAGCTATTAATAAAGATTTGAGTGGATTAGAAGAAGTAGAAACAGCGTCAAATGAGACAGAACTTGAAGCGGTGATTCGTCATTTACAAGACGTTACAACAGCAATGAATGTCCCGCGTGTCAAACGTCCATGGTTACCACCACTACCGTCGCACGTGTATCAAAGTGACTTGGTTGAAACCGCATTTCAACAGTTATGGGATGATCAATTAAAGCCTGTGACGCTGACATTAGGATTAAAAGACGTACCAGAAGCACAATATCAAGGACCACTTGAACTAAAATTAAACCAAGCTGGTCATGTGGCAGTTATCGGAAGTCCTGGATACGGCCGTTCGACATTTTTACACAATGTGATTTTTGATATTGCGCGCCATTACCGTCCAGATCAAGCACATATGTACTTATTTGATTTCGGTACAAATGGCTTAATTCCAGTCGTGGATGTACCTCATGTGGCCGATTACTTTACCGCGGACCAAGAGGATAAAATTAAAAAAGCGCTCAAACGTATCCATGAAGCGGTTAGCGAACGTAAAAAAATACTAAGTCAAAACCGTGTCGTTAATTTAGAACAATATTATCAATTTACAGGCAATACAGTTCCGAATTTCTTCATCATCATTGATAACTACGACACAATTAAAGAAACACCGTACCAAGAAGCATTTGAAGCTATGATGACAAAACTGACACGTGAAGGGCTCGCGTTAGGTATGTATTTAATTTTAACTGGGTCTAATACAAGCAGTATACGCACACCGATTTACACAAACATTAAAACAAAGATTGCCCTATATCTCTTTGAACATAGTGAAATTACAAATGTCATCGGTTCGTATAAAAAAGGCGTGAAAGATATTAAGGGGCGTGCGGTAATCAATGATGACTACTATACACAGTTCCAAATCTCCTTGCCATTTAAACCTGAAGAAGGTTTGACATATAATGATCAAATTCAAAATGAAATTGCTGTGATGAAAGAAAACTTTGTAGGTGATATGCCAGCACATATTCCTATGATGCCTGAAAAAGTATTGCGTACCGAGTTGGAAAAAGAATATAATTTAGAGGATATTGTAACAAAATCACATCAAATTCCATTAGGATTAGATTTTGAAACTGTAAAATTAGTTCGATTAGATTTAAATGCACCAAGTATCGTGGCGGCAATAAAGCCAATTGAACAAGAGCATTTAAATGACATCATCCTAAATTACCTAGGTATTTATAAACAACAAGAAACTGTCATATTAGTAGATGCCGATGAAAATATGGAGAGATTTTCAAACAAAGTAACGTCTTATTACGCAAGTGCTACCGAACTTTCAATGATTCGAAAAGGCTTTATTCAAGAAATCGAAGCGAGAAAAACAGGAAAGCGTTCATGTGAAGAAAGAAAAGTGGTATTCATAAATAACATCAAACGATTTGTGCAAGTCACAGGGGTAACAGAAGATGAAGTACGTCGATTATTTAATGAAGCACCTACATATAACATTATGATCATCGCAAGTGGTTTGTATTCAGATACAATCGGTGCTTATGACAAACAAAGTAAAATGATGACGCGTATTGTAAACCAAGCCGTTATTAGTCATAAAATATCTGAACAAGAATTTTTACCAGTTAAAAACCAATATGGCGAACCAGAATTGAAAACAAGAGAATGTTATATGGTGAAAAACCAAGAATATCAAAAACTGATGCTAATGGAGTGA
- a CDS encoding EsaB/YukD family protein, whose protein sequence is MMQHKRVTVDFSNYNKGTYDLALPILLPMRTLIPLIMDSLDIELTRIPKYVKITTKHHLLVENDRLIDFQIADGDILKMI, encoded by the coding sequence ATGATGCAACATAAACGCGTGACGGTCGATTTTTCAAACTACAACAAAGGTACCTATGACTTGGCACTACCGATTTTATTGCCGATGCGTACATTAATTCCTTTAATTATGGATAGTTTAGATATTGAACTCACAAGAATACCAAAGTATGTCAAAATCACCACAAAACATCACTTGCTCGTTGAAAATGATCGATTAATAGATTTTCAAATAGCAGATGGTGACATTTTAAAAATGATTTAG
- a CDS encoding DUF5085 family protein, which translates to MNKTSYSSIMLKNVAYKSYVNVEIDDMEKVFQDFVKSCMDRDAEPVGDLTYAITHINQQKQMNVFVCIPVSKGFLPDDELGFRSYFTLNKMLHGRIVTDNFIEDEIALLEEMNQFAEENNLTFVSPYYHTLKTNYKGTHAWIDVKAKVCEKES; encoded by the coding sequence ATGAATAAGACCAGTTACAGTTCTATCATGTTAAAAAATGTAGCGTATAAGTCTTATGTGAATGTTGAGATTGATGATATGGAAAAAGTGTTTCAAGATTTTGTGAAAAGTTGTATGGATAGAGATGCTGAACCAGTGGGCGATTTAACCTATGCAATCACACATATAAATCAACAAAAACAAATGAATGTTTTTGTTTGTATACCAGTTTCAAAAGGGTTCTTACCTGATGACGAACTCGGTTTTCGTAGTTATTTTACACTAAATAAAATGCTGCACGGAAGAATAGTGACAGATAACTTTATAGAAGATGAGATAGCTTTGTTAGAAGAAATGAATCAATTTGCTGAAGAAAATAATTTAACTTTTGTTTCGCCTTATTATCACACATTGAAAACCAATTATAAAGGCACGCATGCGTGGATAGATGTAAAGGCAAAAGTATGTGAAAAAGAATCATAA
- a CDS encoding DUF5080 family protein → MIYIVLFGLFVIFYAAIMSSLFKIEGGLFISLLIDLGIIIALIVIYVIGGHLELHDLRNYLVFTYFGSYIYMYFTIKTFWTKPRLLKYMVEKEQNQDEEQLEVQESDLRSSRVRTVYYLIISVVLMWFTHIHMHPLLQEDIISVDPAIIFIGFIITIIWLILDIYRKIKYGVFLFKTIVPLVVTLYIFVNSIVLYLPYV, encoded by the coding sequence ATGATATATATTGTTTTATTCGGTTTGTTTGTGATTTTTTATGCCGCAATCATGTCGAGTCTTTTTAAAATTGAAGGTGGATTATTCATCAGTTTACTCATTGATTTAGGGATAATTATCGCACTCATTGTGATTTATGTTATTGGGGGACATCTTGAGCTCCATGATTTAAGAAATTATTTAGTGTTCACTTATTTTGGATCTTATATTTATATGTATTTCACGATTAAAACATTTTGGACCAAGCCAAGACTTTTAAAATATATGGTTGAAAAAGAACAAAATCAAGATGAAGAACAATTGGAAGTTCAAGAATCTGACTTGCGTTCTTCAAGAGTTCGTACGGTTTATTATTTGATCATTTCTGTAGTGTTAATGTGGTTCACACATATACATATGCATCCGCTTCTACAAGAAGATATCATTTCAGTCGATCCAGCCATAATTTTTATAGGATTTATAATTACAATCATTTGGTTGATTTTAGATATTTATCGAAAAATTAAATATGGTGTATTTTTGTTTAAAACCATTGTGCCATTAGTCGTTACACTTTATATATTCGTCAATTCAATTGTTCTGTATTTACCCTATGTGTAG